The genomic window GCAACCCAATGCTCCAATCATTTTCcatcatcaaacacaaaacaatcaatcaaaaacataaaattcaaaGTGTAAGCAAAACCAGAACGAGAGAAAATGGACAACAAGCAAAACGCGAGCTACCAAGCCGGTCAAGCCACTGGCCAGACtaaggtctctctctctctctttcttttgttacacATTTCGTATCAATTTGttgaaatatatgtaaaagatCTCTACATTTCTAAATTCATATAGTTTTCCCGCAAATACTTACGGATTACGATAGGGTGTTCTTTTTAGACAAGGTTGATCTAATAATGTATAATGTTAAACTTATGTGAATATAGGAGAAGGCCGGTGGAATGATGGACAAGGCCAAGGATGCTGCTGCTTCAGCTCAAGACTCCTTGCAACAGGTTcagttttgattctttcatttcattttgctCCCTTGTAGTAAAACCATAATATTGAACTTTTAAATCAAATTGTGAATTGTAGACTGGACAACAAATGAAGGAGAAGGCGCAAGGAGCTGCTGATGTCGTCAAGGACAAGACCGGCATGAACAAAAGCCACTAAGCAAGCACCTTGGActtcttttctaattaattcCCCTCTTCGACTTGTGTTTAATAAATTTGGGGTTTTAATTCTCATTCCTGCTACTTTCTGATGTTGTTTCCTTGCGTCCATTTGGATCTTTATGTAATCTTATCTATCTAGTTAATAAAAGTATGCTTTTTAATATCATGAATGTGGAAGAAAAAAGGGAGTGGGTTTCAGTGTTCAAGTATAAAGTAACAACTAACAACTTCAAAGAATATTAGATCAATGAAAGTAAGTAtcaaacaatgtatatatcttATAGTGTTAGTTTGgaaattttatccaaaatgaAGATAATTTGGAACGTTAGATGAAGTTTTGTTCCTCAAATAACTTTGGAACCTTcagttttttatatatcattggAAATTTAGTGAGAAAACATGATTGGATCAATTCTCTTACTAAAACATTTCAAGAGTATAAGGAATTATTGATTGAGCACAAAAAGACATGGTCATATTTTCCTAATCGCTGTGGAGGATAAaattatctaaataaaaaaatgttgtggctaaaatgaaaattacaaaaagttGGAGGATGACAGCTTAAAAATACTCGACCTTCCGTCTTGGTCAGAGGTTTAGTCTAAAGCCCTAAAcatttcctctctctcttgcGCCATTGCTGCTCCATCGTTCCCATTcgtaaaaatccaaactttttgTTCAAAATCAAGCCAAACTCTAGTGTTGTTGTAGCTTAGATAGACATTAAGGATGAGGTATCAATGGCGATCGCTTCTTTTCCGGAGCTACCGTTCGTCTCCTCGTCCATTTCTTTCTCATCACTCGCGGTTCCAGGTAATCTCCAATTCGACTcgatctttctcttctttcctccACGAACGTTTTGGAGTGCAACAAAGACAGTGTCTTTTTGCCTTGCGATCGCCATTGGCGAGCTCTGTTAGCCGACGCTTTTCATCTGAGTCTGCGATAGAAGAGAAACTTCCTGCTGAGACTGTTGTGATTGATGTTTTTAGCAGATTGAATGGTAAGGATGAGATTACGAAAGAGCTGGATTCGAATGATGTTGTGATTAGCCATGAATTAGCATTGAGAGTTCTGAGGGAACTTGAATCAAGCCCTGATGTTGCGGGGAGGTTTTTCAAATGGGGTTTGGAGGCTTATCCTCAAAAACTTTCTTCCAAGAGTTATAACACGATGCTGCGTATTTTTGGTGTTAATGGATTAGTTGATGAGTTTTGGAGGTTGGTTGAtgatatgaagaagaaagggcaTGGTGTTTCAGCTAATGTTAGGGACAGAGTCGGTGACAAGTTTAAGAAAGATGGACTAGAAAATGATTTGGAGAGGCTGAAAGAGCTATTTGCTTCAGGTTCTATGGATAACTCTGTTGACAAGGTTTGCAATAGGGTGTGTAAGATTGTGATGAAGGAAGTGTGGGGTGCTGATGTAGAGAAACAGCTAAGGGATTTGAAGCTCGAGTTTAAAAGTGATGTGGTAAAGATGGTTTTGGAAAAACTTGACGTGGATCCGAGGAAAGCTTTGTTGTTCTTTAGGTGGATTGATGAGTCTGGAAGTTTTAAACATGATGAGAAGACGTATAATGCTATGGCCAGGGTTTTAGGGAAAGAGAAGTTTCTTGATAGGTTTCAGCACATGATAGAAGAAATTAGGAGTGCTGGTTACGAGATGGAAATGGAGACTTATGTTAGGGTTTCAGCAAGGTTCTGTCAGACTAAAATGATTAAAGAAGCTGTTGAGTTGTTTGAGTTTGCAATGGCAGGTAGCATTAGCAACACACCCACCCCACACTGCTGCAGTTTACTGCTCAAGAAAATTGTCACTGCAAAGAAATTGGACatggacttatttacaagaaCTTTGAAAGCTTATACTGGGAATGGCAACGTTGTGCCGGATGTTATGCTGCAACATGTCCTCAAGTCTTTGAGAAGCGTTGATAGGTTTGGACAGAGCAACGAGGTGTTGAAAGCGATGAACGAAGGTGGATATGTTCCTAGCGGTGATTTGCAGAGTGTGATTGCATCAGGACTTAGTCGTAAGGGCAAGAAAGATGAAGCAAACGAACTTGTGAACTTTATGGAAGCTTCTGGAAACCATTTAGATGATAAAGCAATGGCATCTTTAGTTGAAGGGCACTGTGATGCTAAAGATCTCGAAGAAGCTTCAGAGTGTTTCAAGAAGATGATTGGGAAAGAGGGAGTCTCTTATGCAGGTTATGCATTTGAGAAGTTGGTACTTGCTTATTGCAACAGTTTTCAGGCAAGAGATGTATACAAGCTTTTCAGTGAGCTAGTGAAACAAAATCAGTTGAAACCTTGGCACAGTACATACAAAATTATGGTGAGGAATctgttgatgaagaaggtaGCAAGAGATGGTGGGTTTGAAGAAGCTTTGAGTCTTCTACCTATGATGAGAAATCACGGGTTCCCTCCTTTCGTGGACCCGTTCATGGATTACTTATCGAATAGTGGAACAAGCGCAGAGGCTTTCGCTTTTCTGAAGGCTGTGACTTCAAAGAAGTTTCCATCTAATTCAATGGTTCTGCGTGTATTCGAAGCTATGTTGAAGTCTGCAAGGCATAGTGAAGCTCAGGATTTACTGTCTATGTCCCCAAGTTATATCCGTCGCAATGCAGAAGTTCTAGAACTTTTCAATACCATGAAACCTGAAAAATGTTCTTTAGAGAAACCTTTGCCTGCTCCTGCTCAAATTGAAGCTTAATTCATtatatgttgttttcttttgtttctggaCGTGGTGATTCAAAAAGGACAATCACTTACTCGACTCTAATCGCTataattttcttcatatagCGGCGATGTGGGACTTTTGAAGATTGTTAGTAGCTTAAATGGGCTTATTTAGAAAAAGGCCTCTGCCTCTTTTCCATCGTAAGCCAGTTTACATTACTAATCTTTCCCCAACTTAAGATTTTATCATTTGGTCTTGTGGGCTTTTTAGCAAAAGGCCTATTTATCAATCTTGTTGTCTATGTTGTCTCttagctttgttttttctctattgACCTTTAATCCAAAGAGTTTACAGAATTCATTAGTACTCTAAAGATTTggtattttgtttcttataaagTACACATTATGTATTTACATATCGGACAAAATAaacacatatacatatgtgtatcgtaataaataaattaatcatgCGAACAAAGGAGCATCATCACACATCTTCTAATGATGTAGATCCTCCCCTTTTGTTCTTTCAGATATTTCCCGAGTCTTCTACTTTGggatttcttctcctttctcttcaaGCTCATGATGCTTTCCATATCCAGTTGTGTCCCTAAGAAACCAGTTGATATAACAATGATTGTATCGGAAATACTAAAAAGTTGGTGAGACTTTACACCACGACGAATCCCTCGAAAAAACTTGGTCTAGATTGTTTCCGAGCAGGAATCTTCTATGatattaactattaattaaGAGAGTGTGATATTGTGAAGAATAAGAGAACTTTGGAAGATAAGTGATTTAATGGAGAAGATACTTGTTCGAGTGAGTTTTTATAGGGAGAAGTTATTGTCTGCATTCTACAGTAACTTAATAAACAATTAATAATAGGTATACATTGGACCCTTAAATTTATCTCTAATCAACCATATAAATGATTATATTGTTCGAGGaaattattatcatttgtATGTGGTTTAGTCACGTCACCAAACTCTATATAACAATGTGAAAATCCACCAACAAAGATACATTTGTCGGCCATTTGGTTGCATAACATATTCTTTTATCCACTATCCTAATAAGTGATAAAAGTaatcattttaattaataaaaatggtaTTATATATCGAACTAAAAGCAAGTCTTGTAAAGTTCTTCAAATTTAATTACGGCCTCTTAAGATTTGAGTAACTTTTTCGTTCGAAAAGACTAATATTTTGGGATTGATAGTatactatatttattttctttgttggtGAACACATTGACCAAATTAGTACAACTAGAGCCATTTTGCTTCAAATGAAATGAACATATCCCATAAAATGTGGATACATTGAGTCATTTTTACTcgcaaataaaaacatgaccATTTTATAACATTTGATAGTTTATCTATGCTAAAATTAGCTGgcaaaacttatataaataaattaacttGTTATATAACGTTCTGGTATATACAAAAAACTAAGTAACTTATAAAAGTAAACTTCTTAGAGTGCGGATgcatataaaattgaaaaccgAAGTTATCAGAGATCAATATATAGTTTCGTATGAATCTCATAGTCGCCAAAAGTGCATAAATGCGCAAGTGGATTTGATTTCCTCACCGTAAACACAAAATGCCAAAGATGATATGATATGTATATAGGACTTCATCGAAGCTAACATAACTGGAAcaagattatatttttaattacttgAAATTTGCGATTATGAGCTTACATAAAAGTTAATATTATGGCCAAAACATAATCCCACATGTCTTTTCTCGTGTTCCATCACCAAATTAGCCGTAACTTGAACCTGGCCCTTGCttcttaaaaattatttttgccTAACTACTGTATTATATTAGCGCATCAATTcttggaaattgtttttgtctcCCCGAATATATTATATCCCGATTTTCCCTATGCCATGCTTCAAGAGTAGAACATTTTGAACTTATCATTGTTATATGCAtgtcaatatttttttggttatatgttCAACTACACAAACACATACTACGTACTtgtacatttttatattaccaaaaataGATATATGATATGCGTATTAGCATAGAGGACACCACTCTTGAACTCTTGTTCCCTCACTTTCcatttagttatttataaatttagagGTAAGATAACAAACTAAAAttgaaaggaagaaaaatatatacaaaaaaaagcaatCAGAAGAACCAATGTA from Arabidopsis thaliana chromosome 3, partial sequence includes these protein-coding regions:
- a CDS encoding Late embryogenesis abundant protein (LEA) family protein (Late embryogenesis abundant protein (LEA) family protein; BEST Arabidopsis thaliana protein match is: Late embryogenesis abundant protein (LEA) family protein (TAIR:AT5G38760.1); Has 213 Blast hits to 189 proteins in 38 species: Archae - 0; Bacteria - 0; Metazoa - 9; Fungi - 12; Plants - 190; Viruses - 0; Other Eukaryotes - 2 (source: NCBI BLink).); this translates as MDNKQNASYQAGQATGQTKEKAGGMMDKAKDAAASAQDSLQQTGQQMKEKAQGAADVVKDKTGMNKSH
- the RTFL19 gene encoding ROTUNDIFOLIA like 19 (ROTUNDIFOLIA like 19 (RTFL19); CONTAINS InterPro DOMAIN/s: DVL (InterPro:IPR012552); BEST Arabidopsis thaliana protein match is: ROTUNDIFOLIA like 18 (TAIR:AT5G16023.1); Has 42 Blast hits to 42 proteins in 8 species: Archae - 0; Bacteria - 0; Metazoa - 0; Fungi - 0; Plants - 42; Viruses - 0; Other Eukaryotes - 0 (source: NCBI BLink).), which codes for MESIMSLKRKEKKSQSRRLGKYLKEQKGRIYIIRRCVMMLLCSHD
- a CDS encoding Pentatricopeptide repeat (PPR) superfamily protein (Pentatricopeptide repeat (PPR) superfamily protein; CONTAINS InterPro DOMAIN/s: Pentatricopeptide repeat (InterPro:IPR002885); BEST Arabidopsis thaliana protein match is: Pentatricopeptide repeat (PPR) superfamily protein (TAIR:AT5G15980.1); Has 7105 Blast hits to 3955 proteins in 104 species: Archae - 0; Bacteria - 0; Metazoa - 3; Fungi - 4; Plants - 7071; Viruses - 0; Other Eukaryotes - 27 (source: NCBI BLink).), whose amino-acid sequence is MRYQWRSLLFRSYRSSPRPFLSHHSRFQVISNSTRSFSSFLHERFGVQQRQCLFALRSPLASSVSRRFSSESAIEEKLPAETVVIDVFSRLNGKDEITKELDSNDVVISHELALRVLRELESSPDVAGRFFKWGLEAYPQKLSSKSYNTMLRIFGVNGLVDEFWRLVDDMKKKGHGVSANVRDRVGDKFKKDGLENDLERLKELFASGSMDNSVDKVCNRVCKIVMKEVWGADVEKQLRDLKLEFKSDVVKMVLEKLDVDPRKALLFFRWIDESGSFKHDEKTYNAMARVLGKEKFLDRFQHMIEEIRSAGYEMEMETYVRVSARFCQTKMIKEAVELFEFAMAGSISNTPTPHCCSLLLKKIVTAKKLDMDLFTRTLKAYTGNGNVVPDVMLQHVLKSLRSVDRFGQSNEVLKAMNEGGYVPSGDLQSVIASGLSRKGKKDEANELVNFMEASGNHLDDKAMASLVEGHCDAKDLEEASECFKKMIGKEGVSYAGYAFEKLVLAYCNSFQARDVYKLFSELVKQNQLKPWHSTYKIMVRNLLMKKVARDGGFEEALSLLPMMRNHGFPPFVDPFMDYLSNSGTSAEAFAFLKAVTSKKFPSNSMVLRVFEAMLKSARHSEAQDLLSMSPSYIRRNAEVLELFNTMKPEKCSLEKPLPAPAQIEA